From a single Gavia stellata isolate bGavSte3 chromosome 15, bGavSte3.hap2, whole genome shotgun sequence genomic region:
- the COQ9 gene encoding ubiquinone biosynthesis protein COQ9, mitochondrial isoform X1, whose amino-acid sequence MAAAAAGSLRRAGWRLWRGRAVVRCQLCPPQRPLQASAVLRRVSDEQKKEPLASSSQQQFDSHPTDHQPEQEPQGPRPSYTGQGGQESEDYESEEQLQHRILTAALEFVPEHGWTAEAIAEGAKTLGLSVAAAGMFHSDGSELILHFVSQCNTKLSELLEQEQKLVQLGEAEKKPTDQFLRDAVEARLRMLIPYIEKWPQALSILLLPHNIPSSLNLLTSMIDDIWHYAGDQSTDFNWYTRRAVLTGIYNTTELVMMQDSSPDFEDTWRFLENRVADAMNMGNTANQVQSTGEAVVQGLMGAAVTVSNAETSRAVRAELFLFPSMLSVSMFFLPNLEDSMKKNHLS is encoded by the exons atggcggcggcggcagcgggcagcctgcggcgggcgggctggcggcTGTGGCGGGGCCGCGCGG TGGTcaggtgccagctctgcccaccACAGCGTCCTCTCCAGGCCTCGGCCGTGCTGAGGAGAGTCTCCGATgagcagaagaaggaaccaTTGGCATCTTCCTCTCAGCAACAGTTCGATTCACATCCAACCGATCACCAGCCTGAACAGGAACCTCAGGGCCCTCGCCCCAG TTACACTGGCCAGGGCGGCCAGGAGTCTGAGGACTATGAGAGCgaggagcagctgcagcatcGAATCCTCACAGCAGCGCTGGAGTTTGTGCCTGAACATGGCTGGACTGCAGAAGCCATTGCAGAGGGAGCCAAG ACCCTGGGTCTCTCTGTTGCTGCCGCAGGGATGTTTCACAGTGATGGCAGTGAACTGATCCTGCACTTTGTGTCTCAGTGCAACACCAAGCTGtctgagctgctggagcaggaaCAAAAACTAGTGCAGCTGGGCGAAGCAGA GAAGAAGCCTACAGATCAATTCCTAAGAGATGCTGTGGAAGCCAGACTGAGGATGCTGATTCCATACATTGAGAAATGGCCCCAG GCTCTGAGCATCCTGCTGCTCCCGCATAACATCCCATCCAGCCTCAACCTCCTCACCAGCATGATCGATGATATATGGCACTATGCTGGAGACCAGTCCACAGAC TTTAACTGGTACACTCGTCGGGCTGTGCTCACTGGCATCTACAACACCACCGAACTGGTGATGATGCAGGATTCATCCCCAGACTTCGAGGACACTTGGCGCTTCCTGGAAAACAGAGTAGCTGATGCCATGAACATGGGCAATACAGCTAATCAG GTACAGTCAACCGGAGAAGCAGTTGTCCAGGGCCTGATGGGAGCTGCAGTTACTGTAAGTAATGCTGAAACCAGCAGGGCTGTGAGGGCAGAATTGTTTCTGTTCCCTTCCATGCTGAGTGTCAGCatgtttttcctcccaaatttAGAGGACAGCATGAAAAAGAATCATCTTTCATAA
- the COQ9 gene encoding ubiquinone biosynthesis protein COQ9, mitochondrial isoform X2: MAAAAAGSLRRAGWRLWRGRAVVRCQLCPPQRPLQASAVLRRVSDEQKKEPLASSSQQQFDSHPTDHQPEQEPQGPRPSYTGQGGQESEDYESEEQLQHRILTAALEFVPEHGWTAEAIAEGAKTLGLSVAAAGMFHSDGSELILHFVSQCNTKLSELLEQEQKLVQLGEAEKKPTDQFLRDAVEARLRMLIPYIEKWPQALSILLLPHNIPSSLNLLTSMIDDIWHYAGDQSTDFNWYTRRAVLTGIYNTTELVMMQDSSPDFEDTWRFLENRVADAMNMGNTANQVQSTGEAVVQGLMGAAVTIRNLAGLNQRR; this comes from the exons atggcggcggcggcagcgggcagcctgcggcgggcgggctggcggcTGTGGCGGGGCCGCGCGG TGGTcaggtgccagctctgcccaccACAGCGTCCTCTCCAGGCCTCGGCCGTGCTGAGGAGAGTCTCCGATgagcagaagaaggaaccaTTGGCATCTTCCTCTCAGCAACAGTTCGATTCACATCCAACCGATCACCAGCCTGAACAGGAACCTCAGGGCCCTCGCCCCAG TTACACTGGCCAGGGCGGCCAGGAGTCTGAGGACTATGAGAGCgaggagcagctgcagcatcGAATCCTCACAGCAGCGCTGGAGTTTGTGCCTGAACATGGCTGGACTGCAGAAGCCATTGCAGAGGGAGCCAAG ACCCTGGGTCTCTCTGTTGCTGCCGCAGGGATGTTTCACAGTGATGGCAGTGAACTGATCCTGCACTTTGTGTCTCAGTGCAACACCAAGCTGtctgagctgctggagcaggaaCAAAAACTAGTGCAGCTGGGCGAAGCAGA GAAGAAGCCTACAGATCAATTCCTAAGAGATGCTGTGGAAGCCAGACTGAGGATGCTGATTCCATACATTGAGAAATGGCCCCAG GCTCTGAGCATCCTGCTGCTCCCGCATAACATCCCATCCAGCCTCAACCTCCTCACCAGCATGATCGATGATATATGGCACTATGCTGGAGACCAGTCCACAGAC TTTAACTGGTACACTCGTCGGGCTGTGCTCACTGGCATCTACAACACCACCGAACTGGTGATGATGCAGGATTCATCCCCAGACTTCGAGGACACTTGGCGCTTCCTGGAAAACAGAGTAGCTGATGCCATGAACATGGGCAATACAGCTAATCAG GTACAGTCAACCGGAGAAGCAGTTGTCCAGGGCCTGATGGGAGCTGCAGTTACT